One window of the Balaenoptera ricei isolate mBalRic1 chromosome X, mBalRic1.hap2, whole genome shotgun sequence genome contains the following:
- the LOC132357082 gene encoding OTU domain-containing protein 6A-like: MGDSQREHQQMIQRHNREKTELQAHIQDMKSSVPKTDEKGREQLLLDVARLEAAMEQKHQQELEKFQESFPDNSNHDSVTEDLPKVDLKNEPPHLSKAQRGCERKVAREGESQERVAEAEMEHLASFCHDEEMELGAILRARNLEMQDIPADGHCMYRAIQHQLVSSVTVDRLRRLTAEYMRNHVDDFLPFFSHPGAGIAGSRDGFLRYCDDIVLRPSWGGQLELRALSHVLQTPIEVIQANSSAVVMGEEYTKKPITLVYHRYSYSCGEHYSSVKPLGAVSASSVARRLF; this comes from the coding sequence ATGGGAGATTCACAGCGTGAGCATCAGCAGATGATACAACGCCACAACCGCGAGAAGACAGAGCTGCAGGCCCACATTCAGGACATGAAGAGCTCGGTCCCCAAGACCGACGAGAAGGGAAGAGAGCAGTTGCTCCTCGATGTGGCCCGCCTCGAGGCCGCGATGGAGCAGAAGCACCAGCAGGAGCTGGAGAAGTTCCAGGAGAGTTTCCCTGATAACAGCAACCACGATTCTGTCACTGAAGATCTGCCCAAGGTGGATCTCAAGAACGAGCCTCCTCACCTCtcgaaggcacagagagggtgcgAAAGAAAGGTGGCCCGAGAGGGAGAAAGCCAGGAGAGGGTGGCCGAGGCTGAGATGGAGCATCTGGCCAGCTTCTGCCACGACGAGGAAATGGAGCTCGGCGCCATCCTGCGGGCCAGGAATCTGGAGATGCAGGATATCCCGGCCGACGGCCACTGCATGTACCGCGCCATCCAACACCAGCTGGTGTCCTCCGTGACCGTGGATCGCCTGCGGAGGCTCACCGCCGAGTACATGCGGAACCATGTCGACGACTTCCTGCCCTTCTTCAGCCACCCCGGAGCCGGCATCGCCGGCAGCCGCGACGGCTTCTTGAGGTACTGCGACGACATCGTGCTCAGGCCGTCGTGGGGAGGCCAGCTCGAGCTGAGGGCCCTGTCGCACGTCTTGCAGACCCCCATCGAGGTGATCCAGGCCAACTCTTCCGCCGTCGTCATGGGAGAGGAGTACACCAAGAAGCCAATCACCCTGGTCTACCACCGCTACTCCTACAGCTGCGGGGAGCACTACAGCTCGGTGAAGCCGCTCGGCGCCGTCTCCGCCAGCAGCGTGGCCCGGCGTCTCTTCTAG